In Candidatus Omnitrophota bacterium, one genomic interval encodes:
- a CDS encoding citramalate synthase: MKKTVKLYDTTLRDGSQGEGISFTVQDKLFIAEKLDQLGIHYVEGGWPGSNPKDMEFFKQYKKLHLKNAKVAAFGATRRANLKAGQDPNLKAILEADTEVVTIFGKSWDLHVTDVFRINLDENLKMICDSVNLLKSKGREVIYDAEHFFDGYKANPEYAIRSLRAAEEGGADLLALCDTNGGTLTLELARIVAEVGQHVSVPLGIHVHNDGAVAVANSVSAVEAGCVQVQGTINGYGERCGNADLVPIIANLQLKLGYKCVTAAQLESLTSVSHYVAEIANMRQAGNQPYVGASAFAHKAGVHVNAVRKNSVTYEHVDPSKIGNARRFLMSELSGVSNVLWKAEQLGFKLDKGSPEVKKILSTIQDLEFDGYHFEEAEASLEIMMRRLTKSFEEFFAREGFRVVVAERAGKVYSEAIIKVNVDGESEHTVAEGDGPVNALDNAVRKALEKFYPSLSEMHLSDFKVRVLDEKAGTAAKVRVSLVSQDKEDSWTTAGVSENIIEASWIALIDSIEYKLLKDSRRSKAAPRRKKVIRRKK, translated from the coding sequence ATGAAAAAGACAGTCAAGCTTTACGATACAACCCTTAGGGATGGCTCTCAAGGGGAAGGGATTTCTTTTACCGTCCAGGACAAGCTCTTTATTGCCGAGAAGCTCGACCAGTTGGGGATTCACTATGTGGAGGGCGGATGGCCCGGTTCCAACCCCAAGGACATGGAATTTTTCAAGCAGTACAAGAAGCTCCACTTGAAGAATGCCAAGGTGGCGGCTTTCGGGGCTACGCGGCGCGCTAATTTGAAGGCCGGTCAGGATCCCAATCTGAAGGCAATCTTGGAGGCTGATACGGAGGTCGTTACGATTTTTGGCAAGTCTTGGGATCTGCATGTGACGGATGTTTTTCGTATCAACCTGGATGAAAATCTCAAGATGATCTGTGACTCGGTCAATCTGCTTAAGTCCAAAGGACGCGAAGTTATCTATGATGCCGAACACTTTTTTGACGGCTACAAGGCCAATCCCGAGTACGCGATCCGTTCCCTGCGGGCTGCGGAAGAGGGAGGGGCTGATCTATTGGCTCTCTGTGATACCAACGGCGGGACCTTGACCCTGGAGTTGGCCCGCATTGTCGCAGAGGTCGGACAGCATGTGTCCGTGCCTTTAGGAATCCACGTGCATAATGATGGAGCAGTGGCTGTAGCCAACTCTGTTTCGGCAGTTGAGGCCGGTTGTGTGCAAGTGCAAGGGACGATCAATGGTTACGGGGAGCGCTGTGGTAATGCGGACTTGGTGCCCATTATTGCAAACCTGCAACTCAAACTGGGGTACAAGTGCGTGACAGCCGCACAGCTGGAATCTTTGACTTCAGTTTCTCACTATGTCGCGGAGATTGCCAATATGCGGCAGGCGGGAAACCAACCGTACGTGGGGGCCAGTGCATTTGCACACAAAGCCGGGGTGCATGTGAATGCCGTTCGCAAGAATTCGGTGACCTATGAACACGTGGATCCAAGCAAGATTGGGAATGCGCGGCGATTCTTGATGTCTGAACTTTCCGGTGTCTCCAATGTCCTCTGGAAGGCCGAGCAGCTGGGCTTTAAACTGGACAAAGGCTCGCCGGAGGTCAAGAAAATCCTCAGCACCATCCAGGATCTGGAATTTGACGGATATCATTTTGAAGAGGCTGAGGCTTCCCTGGAGATTATGATGCGCAGGTTGACGAAGAGCTTTGAGGAGTTCTTTGCCAGGGAAGGTTTCCGCGTTGTTGTGGCGGAGCGCGCGGGCAAAGTCTATTCCGAGGCCATCATCAAGGTCAATGTGGACGGCGAGTCCGAACACACTGTGGCGGAAGGGGACGGCCCGGTTAATGCTTTGGACAACGCTGTGAGAAAGGCGCTGGAGAAGTTTTACCCCTCCCTGTCCGAAATGCATCTTTCGGACTTCAAGGTGCGTGTTTTGGACGAAAAGGCCGGAACAGCGGCTAAGGTGCGCGTGTCCTTAGTCAGCCAGGACAAGGAAGACAGTTGGACCACGGCCGGGGTTTCGGAAAATATTATCGAAGCCAGCTGGATTGCCTTAATCGATTCAATTGAGTACAAGCTCCTCAAAGACTCGCGCCGGTCCAAGGCTGCCCCGCGCCGCAAAAAAGTAATCCGGCGAAAGAAATAA
- a CDS encoding aspartate kinase — protein MTNLVVQKYGGTSVADPQKIMSVANRVMKRVRKGSQVVVVVSALGDTTDRLLELAAEITDSPSERELAVLMSTGEQISVALLAMAIEKLGGSAISFTGMQVGIRTQGSHTRARIQEISTSTVLKALKAGKVVIVAGFQGVDTELNVTTLGRGGSDLTAVAMAAVLKAPVCEIYTDVDGVYTADPRICPDARKLDAISSDEMFEMASLGSQVLQTRSVELAKKAGVEIHVRSSFLDKEGTVIVNQADALEGVVVTGVTCNKNEAKVSVLDVPDRPGIAAKLFKMLGAAEINVDMIIQNISRTGHTDITFTVPQEDVKRTLEVVEPEAKKIGFAGVQADKNVAKVSVVGAGMRSSAGVAATMFEALAKAKVNIEMISTSEIKISCVVRQEKADKAVKALHDAFQLGKKRQTSSKVSKKKPSGKRS, from the coding sequence ATGACAAATCTTGTAGTCCAGAAATACGGCGGGACCTCGGTTGCAGATCCTCAAAAGATCATGAGTGTGGCCAATCGTGTGATGAAACGCGTTCGCAAAGGGTCTCAGGTCGTGGTTGTAGTCTCTGCTCTCGGGGATACCACGGATCGATTGCTGGAACTGGCGGCTGAGATTACAGATTCTCCGTCGGAGCGGGAATTGGCTGTTCTCATGTCTACAGGCGAACAGATTTCTGTGGCGCTTTTGGCCATGGCCATAGAGAAGCTCGGCGGCTCTGCCATATCATTCACGGGTATGCAGGTGGGTATTCGTACCCAGGGTTCCCATACCCGGGCGCGTATCCAAGAGATTAGCACGAGTACGGTGCTTAAGGCGCTGAAGGCGGGCAAAGTGGTGATTGTGGCCGGGTTCCAGGGAGTGGATACGGAACTCAATGTGACCACTCTTGGACGCGGGGGATCGGACCTTACAGCCGTTGCCATGGCAGCGGTTCTCAAGGCGCCTGTGTGCGAAATCTATACGGATGTGGACGGCGTTTACACGGCAGATCCTCGTATCTGTCCGGATGCGCGGAAACTCGATGCCATTTCTTCGGATGAAATGTTCGAAATGGCTTCTCTGGGATCACAAGTATTGCAGACGCGGAGTGTTGAGCTGGCAAAGAAGGCAGGTGTGGAAATCCACGTGCGCTCCAGCTTTTTGGACAAGGAGGGAACGGTGATTGTTAACCAGGCCGATGCATTGGAAGGTGTGGTGGTTACTGGGGTGACGTGTAACAAGAATGAGGCAAAGGTCTCGGTTTTGGATGTTCCGGACCGCCCGGGTATTGCCGCAAAGCTCTTCAAAATGCTTGGCGCAGCTGAAATCAATGTGGACATGATCATTCAAAACATCAGTCGAACGGGCCATACGGACATTACGTTTACTGTGCCTCAGGAAGACGTTAAGCGCACGCTCGAAGTCGTCGAACCCGAGGCCAAAAAGATCGGCTTTGCCGGGGTCCAGGCCGACAAGAATGTGGCCAAGGTTTCAGTGGTGGGAGCGGGCATGCGCAGCAGCGCGGGCGTGGCCGCCACGATGTTTGAAGCCCTGGCCAAGGCCAAGGTCAACATTGAAATGATATCCACTTCCGAGATAAAAATATCGTGTGTGGTCCGGCAAGAGAAAGCGGACAAAGCGGTTAAGGCCCTGCATGACGCTTTTCAGTTGGGGAAGAAGCGTCAAACTTCGTCGAAGGTGAGCAAGAAGAAGCCCTCAGGGAAGCGATCATGA
- a CDS encoding pyridoxal phosphate-dependent aminotransferase: MRLSSRISQVQPSATLALTARAGELRSEGHKVISLAAGEPDFNTPVHISEAAAKAAKEGFTRYTPVAGIPALRDAVANLLKSDYGLEYSRDQILISCGGKHSLYNVLQVTCEEGDEVLFQSPYWVSYPEMVRLASATPVILETTAKENFKITPENLKAKLSSKSRVLILNSPSNPTGVVYDREELEELVNIAVEAGLLIISDEIYDKIIYDGAKHVCVPALSAAAKEHTIWCNAVSKTYAMTGWRVGYVAGDLSVIKAATRLQSHSTSNPVSVSQYAALAALQGDQTCVQGMLKAFTRRRQIAIDFCESHGIPYVKPQGAFYLFLGVSQWGLTGNQFSDGLLDDSKVVVVPGEAFGCSTHVRCSFACGDEELKEGLELIAAYGKKVLTVV; encoded by the coding sequence ATGCGACTGAGTTCCCGTATTTCCCAGGTTCAACCTTCCGCTACTTTGGCACTTACGGCCCGTGCGGGTGAATTGCGATCCGAAGGCCACAAAGTCATTTCTTTGGCAGCGGGGGAGCCTGACTTCAATACCCCTGTCCATATTTCCGAGGCTGCTGCGAAGGCCGCCAAGGAAGGGTTCACGCGTTATACCCCTGTGGCCGGAATCCCTGCCCTGCGCGATGCCGTGGCGAATCTGCTCAAATCGGACTATGGCCTGGAATATAGCCGTGACCAGATTCTCATTTCTTGTGGAGGAAAGCATTCGCTGTATAACGTGCTTCAGGTCACTTGCGAGGAGGGGGATGAAGTGCTCTTTCAGTCCCCCTATTGGGTCAGCTATCCGGAAATGGTGCGTCTGGCCTCTGCCACGCCCGTAATTCTGGAGACGACTGCAAAAGAAAATTTTAAGATTACGCCGGAGAATCTCAAGGCCAAGCTTAGCTCCAAGTCGCGCGTTCTTATCCTGAACAGCCCGAGCAATCCTACGGGAGTCGTTTATGACCGGGAAGAGTTGGAGGAGCTGGTCAATATCGCGGTGGAAGCGGGTCTCTTGATTATCAGTGATGAGATCTATGACAAGATCATCTACGATGGTGCGAAGCATGTGTGTGTACCGGCGCTGAGTGCCGCAGCCAAAGAACACACCATTTGGTGTAATGCGGTTTCAAAGACTTATGCAATGACGGGCTGGAGAGTGGGTTATGTGGCCGGCGATCTCAGTGTCATAAAGGCGGCAACACGTTTGCAGAGTCATTCGACTTCGAATCCGGTTTCGGTGAGTCAGTACGCAGCTCTGGCCGCGCTCCAGGGAGATCAGACTTGTGTCCAAGGGATGCTGAAGGCATTTACCCGGCGCCGCCAGATCGCGATCGATTTTTGTGAATCCCATGGGATACCGTATGTCAAGCCTCAGGGGGCTTTCTATTTGTTCCTGGGCGTGTCCCAGTGGGGGTTGACGGGGAATCAGTTCTCGGATGGGTTGTTGGATGATTCCAAGGTGGTTGTGGTGCCCGGAGAGGCCTTTGGGTGCAGTACGCATGTTCGTTGCAGCTTTGCCTGCGGTGACGAGGAATTGAAAGAAGGATTGGAATTGATTGCGGCGTATGGCAAAAAAGTATTAACGGTGGTGTAA
- the rplQ gene encoding 50S ribosomal protein L17, whose translation MRHKKAGKNFGRQKAHRDATVRMLVRGLFEREMIETPVVRAKMAQRLAERLITLGKRGDLHAIRQVNSVLNDRSLTRKLFREIAPRFEERQGGYTRVIRTRRRVGDGASLAVLELTERSIQISEPIKAAPVKAPETPEEAKQETKSTEEPKKSSKGDKEDPGFIGNLRKFFKKK comes from the coding sequence ATGCGACACAAAAAAGCTGGAAAAAACTTTGGCAGACAGAAGGCACACCGGGACGCGACTGTGCGCATGCTCGTCAGGGGCTTGTTTGAGCGCGAGATGATTGAGACTCCGGTGGTGAGGGCCAAAATGGCCCAGCGCCTGGCGGAACGCCTAATTACCCTGGGCAAGCGCGGGGACTTGCATGCGATCCGGCAAGTCAACTCGGTGCTCAATGATCGTAGCTTGACCAGGAAACTCTTCCGGGAAATCGCGCCGCGTTTTGAGGAGCGCCAGGGGGGATACACCCGGGTGATTCGTACACGACGGCGGGTCGGTGACGGGGCGAGTCTGGCGGTCCTTGAGCTGACAGAGCGTAGTATTCAGATTTCTGAACCCATTAAGGCCGCTCCAGTCAAGGCGCCCGAAACCCCTGAGGAAGCCAAACAAGAAACCAAATCAACGGAAGAGCCGAAGAAATCTTCAAAGGGGGACAAAGAGGACCCCGGCTTCATTGGGAATCTCCGGAAGTTTTTCAAAAAGAAGTAA
- the infA gene encoding translation initiation factor IF-1, with translation MAKEEAVEVEGKVIEALPNAVFRVELENGHQVRAHVSGKMRMHFIRILPGDRVTVELSPYDLTRGRVTYRHK, from the coding sequence ATGGCCAAAGAAGAAGCAGTAGAAGTTGAAGGAAAAGTCATTGAAGCACTTCCCAATGCAGTGTTTAGGGTTGAGCTTGAGAATGGGCACCAAGTCAGAGCCCACGTTTCAGGCAAGATGCGGATGCATTTTATCCGGATTCTGCCCGGAGATCGAGTAACGGTTGAACTCTCCCCGTATGATTTGACCCGGGGCCGAGTGACTTATCGACACAAGTAA
- the rpsD gene encoding 30S ribosomal protein S4 has translation MARYSGPSCRLCRREGEKLYLKGIKCQMEKCAVNQRAYAPGQHGAMQQRRKASNYGLQLREKQKAKRIYGVLERQFRRYFKIADRSKEVTGVRLLQFLEMRLDNIAYSLCLAASRAQGRQLVRHGFVYVNGRKVTIPSYQVKVGDEIQVRTSDEGLKRIKEILEQVQDRGVPSWLKLTADDLSGGVLRMPMREDIQQPIQEALIVELYSK, from the coding sequence ATGGCAAGATATTCCGGTCCCTCTTGTCGGTTATGCCGTAGAGAGGGAGAGAAGCTGTACCTCAAGGGCATCAAGTGCCAAATGGAGAAGTGCGCGGTAAATCAGCGAGCCTATGCCCCTGGACAGCATGGCGCAATGCAGCAGAGGCGTAAGGCGTCCAACTACGGATTACAGCTGCGCGAAAAGCAGAAGGCAAAGCGCATTTACGGTGTGTTGGAGCGGCAGTTCAGACGGTACTTCAAGATTGCCGACCGTTCCAAAGAGGTGACCGGCGTGCGCTTGTTGCAATTTTTGGAGATGCGTCTGGATAATATTGCTTACTCTTTGTGTTTAGCCGCTTCTCGTGCGCAGGGACGCCAGTTGGTACGGCACGGATTTGTGTATGTGAACGGAAGGAAGGTTACTATTCCATCCTATCAAGTCAAGGTTGGAGATGAAATACAGGTACGAACCAGCGACGAAGGACTCAAGCGTATCAAGGAGATTCTTGAGCAGGTCCAGGACCGTGGCGTACCGAGTTGGCTTAAGTTAACTGCGGACGACCTGTCCGGTGGCGTTTTGAGAATGCCAATGCGCGAAGATATCCAGCAGCCGATCCAAGAGGCGCTGATCGTCGAGTTATACTCCAAGTAG
- a CDS encoding DNA-directed RNA polymerase subunit alpha, whose protein sequence is MGIKWKDFEMPREVVWEEETLTNTYGKFSGEPFERGYGMTIGNSLRRILLSSIEGSAVTSIKLDGVLHEFTTVEGVTEDVTEIVLNVKQLVVRCHSRQSKTVSLITDKKGPITAGMIESTDQVEILNPDLVLATLTRPERFAMELEVGRGRGYVPAEGNKRADQPIGVIAVDSIFSPVRRVSFKVEDARVGHITDYDRLIMEIETNGSVTPKEALLHASNILRAHLDIFLCTGELPPEVADDEEHEFDRELYEKLKMSVSELELSVRSANCLREAGIKSLAELVTQDENEMLKYRNFGKKSLGEISATLELMGLRLGMDIDTSKLVDTVSDPGTETV, encoded by the coding sequence ATGGGAATCAAATGGAAAGATTTTGAAATGCCGAGGGAAGTTGTTTGGGAAGAGGAAACTCTCACGAACACCTACGGCAAATTTTCCGGGGAGCCGTTTGAGCGTGGCTATGGGATGACGATAGGAAATTCTCTTCGCCGGATCCTTTTATCATCTATCGAAGGCAGTGCTGTGACATCCATTAAGCTGGACGGGGTGCTCCATGAGTTCACAACGGTTGAGGGAGTTACCGAAGATGTTACGGAGATCGTCCTCAATGTGAAGCAGCTTGTTGTGCGCTGCCATTCCAGGCAGTCCAAGACGGTTTCTTTGATTACCGACAAAAAAGGCCCGATCACGGCCGGGATGATCGAGAGCACGGATCAGGTGGAGATCCTCAACCCGGATCTGGTTCTTGCCACTTTAACCCGTCCCGAGCGCTTTGCTATGGAGTTGGAAGTAGGCCGGGGCCGGGGCTATGTGCCGGCTGAAGGGAATAAGAGGGCTGATCAGCCCATTGGTGTGATTGCGGTGGATTCGATCTTTAGCCCGGTTAGGAGGGTTAGCTTCAAAGTGGAAGATGCCCGCGTCGGACACATCACGGATTACGATCGTCTCATTATGGAGATAGAGACCAATGGGTCTGTGACCCCCAAGGAGGCTCTGTTGCACGCCTCAAATATTCTCCGTGCGCACTTGGATATTTTCCTCTGCACCGGGGAATTGCCGCCGGAAGTGGCTGATGATGAGGAACATGAGTTTGACCGTGAGCTTTACGAGAAACTGAAAATGTCTGTCTCCGAACTGGAACTTTCTGTTCGCAGCGCAAATTGCCTACGCGAAGCAGGTATCAAGTCACTGGCGGAGTTGGTCACCCAGGATGAGAATGAGATGCTTAAATATCGCAATTTCGGCAAAAAATCCTTGGGCGAGATCTCTGCAACCCTTGAGTTGATGGGCCTTAGGTTGGGAATGGATATTGATACCTCCAAACTGGTGGACACTGTGTCTGATCCGGGTACGGAGACTGTTTAG
- the rpsM gene encoding 30S ribosomal protein S13, with amino-acid sequence MARIVGVELPKEKRMDVALRSIYGIGPTRAAEILGRTQIDPAIRSKDLSEADASKLTSFIQSEYRVEGELRREVTGNIKRLMEISCYRGNRHKRSLPVRGQRSHTNARTRKGPRRAVGGRKK; translated from the coding sequence ATGGCACGTATTGTTGGAGTTGAACTCCCCAAAGAAAAAAGGATGGACGTTGCTTTACGGTCTATTTATGGAATCGGACCTACGCGGGCAGCGGAGATCTTAGGCCGGACCCAGATTGATCCGGCAATCCGCTCGAAGGATCTTTCAGAGGCGGATGCCTCCAAACTGACCTCTTTTATTCAGAGCGAGTACAGAGTCGAAGGTGAATTGCGCCGTGAGGTGACTGGGAACATCAAGCGCCTCATGGAAATTAGCTGCTACCGCGGGAATCGGCATAAGAGGTCTTTGCCCGTGAGGGGACAGCGTTCCCATACGAATGCCCGAACCCGGAAGGGTCCTAGGCGAGCTGTTGGCGGCCGCAAGAAGTAG
- a CDS encoding valine--tRNA ligase: protein MIMTQLATRYDPQASEEKWYSYWEDRGLFQPVDSHKEPYTIVIPPPNVTGILHMGHALNNTIQDILIRWQRAKGRPVLWVPGTDHAGIATQNVVEKKLWREKKQRRQDLGRKAFVEEVWKWKEEYGSTIIRQLRKLGSSCDWSRLRFTMDEGLSKAVQEVFVRLYEKGLVYRGHYIVNWCPRCHTALADEEAPHKDQKSHLWYIRYPYDGGHIVVATTRPETMLGDVAVAVHPEDSRFKKLIGKKVTLPLINKEIPVLADEMVDREFGTGAVKITPAHDPNDFEAGKRHGIDPVCILHPDGRIDLPGSEFDGLDRFKARELVVQRLEEQGLLDKTEDYDHAVGHCYRCDTVVEPYLSPQWFVKMKPLAVPALQACKDERLRFYPARWTRVYTDWMENIRDWCISRQIWWGHRIPVWYPVNADGTLDEENLVVSPVQPETDKQGRTYQQDEDVLDTWFSSWLWPFSTLGWPEKTGDLEKFYPTNCLVTAPEIIFFWVARMVMSGCEFMGDIPFSDVYLHGTIRDTTGKKMSKSLGNIIDPLDVIEHVGADALRFSLVSMQAQGQDLFLSEDSFLIGRNFANKIWNASRFVLMNLPEQGADPGAPGRENLADRWILSRLQSLGEKLEDNMGRYRFNDTAGALYEFFWGDFCDWYLEWIKPVLTDADADSKKRRDHLNTAVHVLRSFAILLQPVMPFLAEEIWHQLHERLGCSPEFESVMEARWPETDPQLRDTGVESEVASVQAVIAQIRNLRAEFKVPPKTEVETLLRSRCQDARSTLESHMDIICRLAKVGTWSWLGEDENLPHGYVYGALDGGQIELLATWTGLDIDSERKRLQQRVDTLRNELQSYEVKLQNDDFVQKAPPEVVAVQQRNRDAKAEELQKAEERILSFQ, encoded by the coding sequence ATAATCATGACTCAATTAGCGACACGCTATGACCCTCAGGCCAGCGAGGAGAAGTGGTACTCCTATTGGGAGGATCGCGGTCTTTTTCAACCTGTGGATTCGCATAAAGAACCGTATACCATTGTCATTCCTCCCCCGAATGTCACGGGCATTCTTCATATGGGGCATGCGCTGAACAACACGATCCAGGATATCCTGATTCGATGGCAGCGCGCCAAAGGGCGTCCTGTTCTTTGGGTTCCGGGTACCGATCATGCGGGGATCGCCACCCAGAATGTGGTGGAAAAGAAACTTTGGCGCGAAAAAAAACAGCGCCGGCAGGACTTAGGCCGCAAGGCATTTGTGGAAGAGGTTTGGAAGTGGAAAGAAGAATACGGTTCGACGATCATCAGACAGCTCCGGAAACTGGGCTCTTCCTGTGATTGGAGCCGCTTGCGCTTTACCATGGATGAAGGCCTCTCCAAAGCCGTGCAAGAGGTCTTTGTCCGGCTTTACGAGAAGGGCCTGGTCTATCGCGGTCACTATATCGTCAATTGGTGCCCGCGCTGCCATACGGCTTTGGCTGATGAAGAGGCTCCGCACAAGGATCAGAAGAGCCATCTTTGGTATATTCGTTATCCCTATGACGGAGGGCATATCGTGGTGGCCACAACGCGGCCTGAGACCATGCTCGGTGACGTGGCTGTGGCAGTTCATCCCGAAGATTCGCGCTTCAAGAAGCTGATCGGCAAGAAGGTGACTTTGCCTCTGATTAACAAGGAGATTCCCGTCTTAGCGGATGAGATGGTGGACCGGGAGTTCGGAACAGGGGCTGTGAAGATCACTCCTGCGCATGACCCGAATGACTTTGAGGCCGGGAAGCGCCATGGAATAGACCCGGTCTGTATTTTGCATCCGGACGGGCGGATTGATTTACCCGGTTCGGAGTTTGACGGTCTGGACCGCTTCAAAGCGCGTGAACTTGTGGTTCAGCGACTCGAAGAGCAGGGACTTCTGGATAAGACTGAGGATTATGATCACGCAGTCGGCCATTGCTACCGCTGTGACACGGTGGTGGAACCCTATCTTTCGCCGCAGTGGTTTGTGAAGATGAAACCCTTGGCTGTGCCCGCCTTACAAGCCTGTAAGGATGAGCGCCTGCGTTTTTATCCCGCGCGCTGGACCCGGGTCTATACGGATTGGATGGAAAACATTCGGGATTGGTGTATCAGCCGCCAGATTTGGTGGGGACACCGCATTCCCGTATGGTATCCGGTCAATGCGGACGGAACTCTTGACGAGGAGAACCTGGTGGTCTCTCCTGTGCAGCCCGAGACGGATAAGCAGGGCAGGACCTACCAGCAGGATGAGGATGTCTTGGACACTTGGTTCTCTTCCTGGCTTTGGCCTTTTTCCACCCTGGGCTGGCCTGAGAAAACCGGGGATTTGGAGAAATTTTATCCCACGAATTGCCTGGTCACGGCCCCGGAGATCATTTTTTTCTGGGTGGCCCGCATGGTGATGTCCGGCTGTGAGTTCATGGGGGACATCCCGTTTAGCGATGTGTATTTGCACGGCACTATCCGCGATACCACGGGCAAGAAGATGTCCAAGTCTTTGGGCAATATCATTGATCCTTTGGATGTAATCGAGCACGTCGGCGCAGATGCCTTGCGTTTCAGTTTGGTATCCATGCAGGCACAGGGGCAGGATCTGTTTTTGTCTGAGGACAGTTTCTTGATTGGCCGGAATTTTGCCAACAAGATATGGAATGCCTCGCGATTTGTGCTGATGAATCTTCCGGAGCAAGGTGCGGACCCCGGCGCGCCGGGCCGCGAGAACCTTGCGGACCGGTGGATTCTTTCCAGGTTACAGAGTCTGGGAGAGAAGCTCGAGGACAATATGGGCCGTTACCGCTTCAACGATACAGCGGGGGCTTTGTATGAATTTTTCTGGGGAGATTTCTGTGATTGGTATTTGGAGTGGATCAAGCCCGTTCTGACGGATGCGGACGCGGACTCGAAAAAGCGCCGGGACCACCTCAATACTGCGGTCCATGTGCTGCGCTCCTTTGCTATCTTGTTGCAGCCGGTCATGCCTTTTTTGGCCGAAGAGATTTGGCATCAGTTGCACGAGCGTCTCGGGTGCAGTCCGGAATTCGAGTCCGTTATGGAGGCGCGTTGGCCTGAGACCGATCCTCAATTAAGGGATACGGGTGTGGAGTCCGAGGTGGCTTCGGTGCAGGCCGTGATTGCCCAGATCCGGAACTTGCGGGCCGAGTTCAAGGTGCCCCCGAAAACCGAGGTTGAGACCTTGTTGCGCAGCCGCTGCCAGGACGCGCGATCCACGCTGGAGTCGCATATGGATATTATTTGCCGTCTGGCAAAGGTCGGCACATGGAGCTGGTTGGGTGAGGATGAGAATTTGCCCCACGGCTATGTGTATGGGGCTTTGGATGGCGGTCAGATTGAGCTGCTGGCCACATGGACGGGACTAGACATTGATAGCGAGCGCAAGCGATTGCAGCAACGGGTAGACACTTTGCGCAATGAGCTGCAATCCTACGAGGTGAAACTTCAGAATGATGACTTTGTCCAAAAGGCACCGCCCGAGGTTGTCGCGGTCCAGCAACGCAACCGGGACGCCAAAGCCGAAGAGCTCCAGAAGGCCGAAGAGCGCATCCTCTCCTTCCAGTAA
- the rpmJ gene encoding 50S ribosomal protein L36, whose translation MKVKSSVRRMCDQCKIVRRKGVVRVICTNPKHKQRQG comes from the coding sequence ATGAAAGTTAAGTCATCAGTGCGAAGAATGTGTGATCAGTGCAAGATCGTCCGGCGCAAAGGCGTCGTGCGCGTCATCTGCACGAATCCCAAGCACAAGCAAAGACAGGGATAA
- the rpsK gene encoding 30S ribosomal protein S11, with the protein MAKKKITRQVVSGIVHIQATFNNTIVTITDRQGATLSWASSGSVGFKGSKKSTPFASQMASETAARKAKEYGLKEVEVYVKGPGSGRESAIRALQSVGITVTAIRDVTPIPHNGCRAPKRRRV; encoded by the coding sequence TTGGCTAAGAAGAAAATCACAAGACAAGTCGTAAGTGGAATCGTTCACATCCAGGCAACCTTCAACAACACCATTGTGACGATCACGGATCGCCAAGGAGCAACGCTTTCTTGGGCTAGCAGTGGTTCCGTAGGTTTCAAGGGTTCGAAGAAATCAACTCCTTTTGCTTCGCAGATGGCTTCGGAAACCGCAGCTAGAAAGGCAAAGGAGTACGGGCTTAAAGAGGTTGAGGTGTATGTGAAGGGTCCGGGTTCCGGTCGCGAATCGGCGATTCGCGCACTTCAGTCGGTGGGTATCACCGTGACTGCTATCCGGGATGTGACGCCGATTCCGCATAACGGGTGCCGTGCACCAAAGCGCAGAAGAGTTTAA